DNA from Artemia franciscana chromosome 8, ASM3288406v1, whole genome shotgun sequence:
agtgccatatgagctcttgtatAAGGTTTAAAGGGATCAAGGAGTGGATACCCCCCACCCACAGCTTGTATTTTTCCTACAACCTACACCACAGCTTGTGTTTGTAATCTACAAGTGGGTTCAAAAACACTGGGATCCATCCTCTTAATCCAGGAGTTTTCACAGATGAGGATTTTTTGGTAGAGGACGTCCTCCGGAAGAATCAAGAGTTAACGCCTGATTGTGTGGATGATTCCTTGAATGAAGTCATCACAGAAGTAGACCAATACGAAGTCATGACTGAACAAAACTTAGAATCCTCTGCCCAACTTGGAAAAGTTCATATTCGGCCTAACACACAAATTGATGTGTCTATACAAGAGATTTGTCCTCTACCCGGATGTAGTGGTTGGGCTGATGAACCAAGAAAAGGAGAGAGACAAAAGCAACATTCTCAGATCTTGACTTCAACACCGATGAAAATCCtgctgcaagaaaaaaaaagaaagcgagaagaaaaagaaaacattatcaaggaaaaactaaaaaggaaagaagaaaagaaccaaAGAACTAAGCgagtaaaaaaagaacttaatgGGAAAAAGGCTGCTATTATTGAAAGACAAATACAAAAGGTGAAGCAAAGGAAAAAGAGCAgaaaactttttgaatttgactcCGACACTTCGATTGATGAGGAAAACATTTGTGAAGACGAATCAGAAAGTGagctttttttttgacaaatatgGGTAAAGAAACCTGTTTCTATTGCGAAGACACAGGGAAAGATGGAGAAATGTGGTATCGGTGCACTTCTTGTGCATTATGGACACATCAAGAATGTTCTGGATGGGACACTCCTGACGGGTATTTATGTGACATGTGCTCCAGAAAGTGAAATTGTTTTTAAGTTCTTAAAGCTCATAAGCTAAATATATTGGCGCTTTAATTTTGTAAGCCATTTTTAGCAtggaaagatgtttttttcaagtaattggCTTCTAATTGTGTCGatactttcaatttaatttttgtaagttCCTAAATAAGGAATTATGtgacaatataaatataatgatttCAGTGTAATATGTTTATGTCTTTgaaatttctcatattttttaatttacagcCATTTAGTAGAACATGACATTACCGACTGCCATTACCCTATGATAGGGGTTAATACTAGTCAAAGCTGATTTTGCAAAAACATTCATAATACCAATAGGTAAGCTTGATTAAGGCTCAATTTAAGTATGCAATAAGTAAAATATACTATGTTAGCGATTTGACATGATttcgtttgaattttatttttatgctaatttttattcatattttaccTTAGGTGAACGCCATTACCCCAGTCTCCCCTACTTTGTTTCAGACTGCGGAATCACGAAGTTAAAGACGATTGGAAATGGAAGAAAAGACAAAGTAGACGTCAATTCCATGGAGGGTATGCTGGAATTGCATAAATTTCCAGAAGTTGAAGAGGCTAGCCTTCCATGGATCGTAAGAACTAATTTTTCGAGTTTACGTAACAAActattatattcttatatttttataatgtatatgataggggtttgtcccctcgctaatacctcactctttacactaaagcttaaattttgtcccaactctttaagaatgacccctgaaccagaaaggccataaattaaatatttgtaaattcctaagaatactttagcgtaaagagcgaggtatttaggaggaaatgaattcctcatatgcgtaataatatctgttcgttttaagttttaatgctggtccttcctttcagttgaaaaacctttttcatatttattttttcactgtcttttttataaataaagtgcCATGTTAAAGCTATAAGTAGAATATTATCGCGGAATTTAGGGATTATCCgtaaactaaaacatttatttccttgtttgactctttgccacaattctacttttaaaacaattaaaagatttagcgtaatgagcgagggattgcggaggagacaacccatttcatatacgatgtaatttctgttcgttttaagttttaatgtcgctccttactttcagttaaaaaactagtttttttatgtaataacaagtcaaaaacgaaagtgaagagcaataaaaaattggaataaaagaTATGAGACAATGATATATACAAGCccgtgtttttgtttttcatatgcTGTGAAGCCCCATAGCTTTCAACATGAAatcaaaattgcaaaagatgTTCCCTGTAAATGCTTTATCATTTACATTAAATTATCACGATAAAGCTACGATGTGAGCAATCCCAGATAAAGATATGAAAATTTGGCTTGTAGGATTTTTAACGTAATGAAAATTTAACGTAATGATTTTTAACGTAATGAAATTTGCgccatagaaataaaaacacggTTACTCCTCATTTATATCTTAATCTTTTTACTTCTCATGCCCATTATGTTCAGTACACTACTCCTTGTCCTGGAATCTTCAATTACCTTGATCCTATTGTTGGTCTTTCCATTTGGATATCCTCAAGGATCTGTGTTTATCTTGAAAGAATTCAGATTCTTTTCCCTGTGCCTTTAGTTCCTCCATGAAGTGATTATGTCACTACTCAATCAGTGTTGAAAAAACAAGCATCTATAAAttggaaaagaatatttttgtcAGGTTATTGTAAAATCTGAAATTCACGCATTGAAACTTCGCGAATATTTCTTAAGTAGCTATTTTCATTAACAGTTTCAAGCATTCTTGTAGACGAATATTGCTTTGTTAAATATCATAAAACTTcttgaatcaatttttttaggGTTACTGTTACGAGGCAAAGAATGAACATCAGCGAAGAGATATTCCCGATAACAACATTGACAGTGAGGTCGTCGAAAATGTGGATCAGAAGCCAAGTCCCATGTCAACAGCTGTGACTTACTTAAAGGGAGTCTCTTTGGGTCTTTACGAGGCAACTACAGCCGTTACTCCAATTGCTATGCAATGCATGTCTAGTGAAGAAAGACCCAAATACTAGTGAACAGAGTGAATGATCGAAGAGGGGGCAGCCCCGtccatatttttcttgttttttcctattttattaatataaggAATCAAAAGATATAGATAACAAACTTTGTGTTTAACGTTCAGGTTTAGTATTTATATAGAATAGTTTTGCGTTGGGTGTAAGGAAAGCAACCAACTTAAGATTTTGGTGCATTGGATGTTGGATGTAAAAAAAGCGGTGTCAAATTTAATAGTCTCACAAGACGGCATGTGTGCAACATGCaaagatcattaaaaaaaaattatattatttcgggttctgtttttgtattttgtttttagtttttttttgtgtgtgtatttatttagaagaatattgcattgaaactttttttttgaattgccCAGGTACTTCACTTGCTAAAATGCACCTCAAAATCATCTTTtgggttaaaattaaaatttgatatatacTTTGAAAATACATACAATTACTGAAGATTCTTGTATACCTAAATAATAATGAGTAAAATGATAAGTAGGTGGCATTAGAATAAAtattagaataaaactttctggGGACGGCAAATCAACTAAATCAGAATTAAGATTATCTCTGCTTACATTATTTAGAGtacattatttaaaatttagggATATCAGTATGTGCTAGGCATGtatgtgtaatttttgttcatgtgATGATTTTATCTTTTCGCTTTGTAAAAAAAGCGATCCACAATAGAGGCGATCTAGGAACTCTGttcttttttacactttttctctctttttaaaacttggcttaaaaaaatctatataattTTTCGCGTTTGATTTTCTTTGGTCTTGCCAATAGTAACGTGATagctagcttttttttattttggttcaaAGTTCTTCTTTTAGAATTCAGGGATTACACTATGTGCTAGgcctatatttcttttttttgtagaataataatttttttttctttgccctATGATAAAAAGCGCTCCAGAATATACGACGTGATTTTCATTCATTCGGATTGccagtaaaataaaactttaaaatcttgagatagtaaaagagacaaatttcaTTTGGTTAGCTTGCCTGTCTGTGAGTAATTTTAAGTCAGTAAAAAGGACAAAAAGttaatcaattttaaaatgAGTCTTTAAATTTATTCACATTGAACATAATTAAAATGGTcataaatttctataatttaatatcaaattaataaatttaattaacaaTTTAGAATTGATGATTTTGATTACATTAACAATGGTAAAATTAGTATCTATAATTAAAAGTGGGTAATTGCCCGAAATTTATTAGCCAATATAACTCTAAGCCTGTGAAAAAGTTCAATTTAATTTGATTGGTTCTATGTATGCAATTTTAAGTCTGTGCAGTAAACAAAAAGTTGGAATGAACAATAATTCAGTAGTTTTGAACTAACTACTTAAATTTTACAGGATTTGAATATAACTAAAGTTTTAACAGAATAATATCTAATTTTAGTAAGGttgattaataattaaaattgataaatttaaataaaatcaagctGGTAATTAATAAGCCCGTGAAACTTTAGGTCAGTAAAAAGCagaaaaggttttattttcCTTGATTAGTTCTACAACTACCATAGTTATCGATTTCTACAACtactaaagaaaaaacctagatgatgaaaaaaaaatcaatactatTGAGTAAGAGGATAATAatagttttattgaaaaaatcttttcaatctTTGGCAAGtcagagaaattaaaaaaaaatagattcaaaatatttaattattgtaaTGTTTggtatttctttaaatattttgttgatcacgctgaagaagagagtcagttgtttttttttttttcgaaatattcgctttgtgttctttttagtattttagttcGACCCTAAAAACCCTATTTCTTATCGTTTCTTCTTTACATAAATcaaatttatcaattttaaatCATTAACCAAATAGATCAATCGTATTCCATCATCATTAAGctccttaaatttattttcaattctaaGTGCATAAGCATTTGAACAAACCTGATGATTTATTTTAGCATCAATTcgttttatgttgtttttaaaGACTTGAGATTGCAGACATGATAACCAATCAAGGGATATGTAACGTATTGTACTTTTTACTGGCCTAAAGTTTTGCTGATTCATTAATTACCGACTTTATTTGACTcaaattcataaattttatttattaatcaactttattaaattaattattattttttttaaacttaaatgaaattcaaattttctaaACTTTTATAAGGTACTCCAAAACTTATAAAATTTTGTCCATTACAACTTTTTGTCTATTGTGCCGACTTAAAATTGCAAGCATAGAAACAatcaaatttattgatttttttgtacGAACTCACAGCTATATCGGCTTATTAGTTACCAGTAATTACCAGTTTTAATCACAGGTAACGATTTTATCGGATTCTactgaaaatttgtcattaaataattaattaaattagaagtaaTTATCaacctaataaaaaattaaatgttgatCATTTTATCATTtactttataataaataaacattttctcaTATTATAACTCTGATCTTTTTACCGACTTAAATGTGAACATCAGAGGATTATTcgaatgatattattttttgtttctctttcaaacagttcgtggtaacgaactgtagtaaggagcgatccggcttaatagtaaccaaaactctaaaaaattgaattttgatatcaatagctacatcaaaagaatcgcattttaatgttgattttaaatatataagtttcatcaagtttagtcttagccatcaaaagttacgagcctgagaaaatttgccttatttaggaaaatagggggaaacaccccctaaaagtcgtaggatcttaacgaaaatgacaccatcagattcagcgtatcagagaaccctactatagaagtttcaagctcctatctacaaaaatgtggaattttgcattttttgccagaagacaaatcacgggtgcgtgtttatttgtttgtttttttttttttttttttttttttttttcccaggggtcatcgtatcgaccaagtggtcctagaatgtcgcaagagggctcattctaacggaa
Protein-coding regions in this window:
- the LOC136029813 gene encoding uncharacterized protein LOC136029813 isoform X1; this encodes MKIHRDPAILKTLASFADISNGDSRAKIRRFKQEVKIPSTILILVGLLMLNVVCPIRVEKGKMVWPKLNPPTFRGLWLEPNKYLYPGERHYPSLPYFVSDCGITKLKTIGNGRKDKVDVNSMEGMLELHKFPEVEEASLPWIGYCYEAKNEHQRRDIPDNNIDSEVVENVDQKPSPMSTAVTYLKGVSLGLYEATTAVTPIAMQCMSSEERPKY
- the LOC136029813 gene encoding uncharacterized protein LOC136029813 isoform X2; the encoded protein is MKIHRDPAILKTLASFADISNGDSRAKIRRFKQEVKIPSTILILVGLLMLNVVCPIRVEKGKMVWPKLNPPTFRGLWLEPNKYLYPDCGITKLKTIGNGRKDKVDVNSMEGMLELHKFPEVEEASLPWIGYCYEAKNEHQRRDIPDNNIDSEVVENVDQKPSPMSTAVTYLKGVSLGLYEATTAVTPIAMQCMSSEERPKY